The genomic stretch GACTGCTTTTATGCAGCCATCGAGATGCGTGACGACCCAACGCTGGCCAGTAAACCGCTGGCGGTGGGTGGTTCCGCGGATCGGCGGGGGGTGATTGCGACCTGCAACTATGAAGCCCGGGCCTATGGCGTACGGTCGGCAATGTCTTCGCGCCATGCGTTGAAGCTGTGTCCGGACCTGGTCATCGTCAAGCCGCGCATGGACGCTTACCGCGAGGCATCCAAGGAAATCCAGGCGATCTTTCGTGACTACACCGACCTGATCGAGCCGTTGTCGCTGGATGAGGCTTACCTGGATGTGTCCGACTGTGGGCATTTTGCCGGCAGCGCCACGCGGATTGCCCAGGACATCCGCCGGCGCGTCTCCAATCAGTTGCACATCACGGTGTCGGCCGGGGTGGCGCCAAACAAGTTTTTAGCAAAAATCGCCAGCGACTGGAAAAAGCCCAACGGACTGTTCGTGATCACGCCGGATCAGGTCGAGGATTTTGTCTCACAGTTACCAGTGAGCAAGTTGCATGGCGTCGGTAAGGTCACGGCGGACAAGCTGGCGCGCCTGGGTATCGTCGATTGCCTGCAACTGCGCGAGTGGAACAAGCTGGCGCTGGTGCGTGAATTTGGCAGTTTTGGCGAGCGCTTATGGAGTCTGGCTCGTGGGATTGATGAGCGGGCAGTGCAAAACGACAGTCGCCGGCAATCGGTGAGCGTGGAGAATACCTACGATGTCGACCTGCCCGACCTGGTCAGTTGCCTGGACAAGCTGCCCGAGCTGCTGGAAAGCCTGAATGGACGCATGGCGCGCATCGACAGCAGTTACCGTCCGGGCAAGCCGTTCGTGAAGGTCAAGTTCCATGACTTTACCCAGACCACCCTGGAACAGGCTGGGGCAGGGCGTGACCTGGGCAGTTATCAGCTGTTGCTGACTCAGGCGTTCAATCGGGGTGGCAAGCCGGTGCGGTTGTTGGGGATTGGCGTGCGATTGCAGGATTTGCGCGGTGGGTTCGAGCAGTTGGACCTGTTCGGGCGCTAGAAAGTAGTCGCGGGCAGGGCTTGCCCGCGAACATTTGCGGTACTAATTGACGCCCGGATCCGCCACCAGGCGCCCGGCATCCTTGGTCAGCGACTTGAGGAACTCACTCTGCAACTCGGGATCGTTGCGGGTCAGTTCGATCAGGCTCTGCTCCAATTCGCTGGCCTCTTCTTCCAGGCCCAGTTCCGACAGGCGCTTGACCCGGTGCACCCACTGGCTCACTTCGTCATCTTCGAGGTCGTCGTAAATCAGTTCGTGGGCTTCCAGCAGCTTGCCGCGCAAATTGCCGCTGATGGCCAGCGAGGAATCGCTGTGCACGTCATCCTGGGCGTCTGCGACAGAAATCTGCAGCTTGCTGATGCGGCTCAGGTCATGTTCGGAGAACGGACTGTCCAGCAGGTTCAAGCGCAGCACGCCATTGCGGTCGGTGGTGAGCTCGAAGGTCTGCTTGCCGGTCTTGACCTCTACCGGGCGTTCGCTCCAGGGCAGGCTTGAGTATTCCGTGCGTTTTTCCCGCTCGACTTCATCA from Pseudomonas sp. S04 encodes the following:
- the dinB gene encoding DNA polymerase IV: MTQRKIIHVDCDCFYAAIEMRDDPTLASKPLAVGGSADRRGVIATCNYEARAYGVRSAMSSRHALKLCPDLVIVKPRMDAYREASKEIQAIFRDYTDLIEPLSLDEAYLDVSDCGHFAGSATRIAQDIRRRVSNQLHITVSAGVAPNKFLAKIASDWKKPNGLFVITPDQVEDFVSQLPVSKLHGVGKVTADKLARLGIVDCLQLREWNKLALVREFGSFGERLWSLARGIDERAVQNDSRRQSVSVENTYDVDLPDLVSCLDKLPELLESLNGRMARIDSSYRPGKPFVKVKFHDFTQTTLEQAGAGRDLGSYQLLLTQAFNRGGKPVRLLGIGVRLQDLRGGFEQLDLFGR